The following are encoded together in the Humulus lupulus chromosome 5, drHumLupu1.1, whole genome shotgun sequence genome:
- the LOC133777487 gene encoding uncharacterized protein LOC133777487 isoform X2 — MVTLPNVGEAVRLCERTRLSGFEIRLSLEGARWLVDEIRRLSDLKDAIRRGFRSVFRDNNQRVTIECFRNIRGVFLKVSTFTHSAVRCVIIPDEGWDSCWRELNNCLMGSVGRQAGFIQKELHQTVSLSKKSWASVVAGKEEKEIDDKLSNRASHFFLGKKGHAVLVFRSKSQHQWGKIFDGFQEVLGVKVDSTFVSDDRMIIWCPLEGLQQELLRRREITIADMQVFFQPWNWNNQVANMKVSCFQNWIGIEGIPLNIWNTHVFKVIGTLCGGLMAVDKGSLEMRDISFARLRMFGDSNGFIPGSISLPYEGSNIVLKLFNLDVQPLQTKVGD, encoded by the coding sequence ATGGTCACTTTGCCCAACGTCGGTGAGGCAGTCCGACTGTGTGAAAGAACTAGGTTATCTGGATTCGAGATTAGGTTGTCCTTAGAAGGTGCTAGGTGGTTGGTGGATGAGATTAGGCGTTTATCGGACTTGAAGGATGCCATTAGAAGAGGATTCAGAAGCGTTTTCAGGGACAACAACCAGAGGGTGACAATTGAATGTTTCAGAAATATTAGAGGAGTTTTTCTCAAAGTTTCAACCTTCACTCATAGTGCTGTCAGATGCGTCATTATCCCGGATGAAGGTTGGGATTCTTGCTGGAGagaactgaacaattgtcttaTGGGTTCGGTTGGGAGACAAGCAGGATTCATTCAGAAGGAGCTTCATCAAACAGTGAGCTTATCTAAGAAGTCGTGGGCCTCCGTGGTAGCAGGGAAGGAAGAGAAGGAGATTGATGATAAGCTTAGTAATCGAGCCAGTCATTTCTTTTTGGGCAAAAAGGGTCATGCAGTACTGGTGTTTCGCAGCAAAAGCCAACATCAGTGGGGGAAAATTTTTGACGGTTTTCAGGAAGTTTTAGGAGTCAAGGTGGATTCAACTTTTGTGTCTGATGATAGAATGATTATTTGGTGCCCTCTTGAAGGGTTACAACAGGAACTGTTACGTAGAAGGGAGATCACTATTGCAGACATGCAAGTTTTTTTTCAGCCTTGGAATTGGAATAATCAGGTGGCAAACATGAAAGTCAGTTGTTTCCAAAATTGGATTGGGATCGAAGGTATCCCTCTCAATATCTGGAATACCCATGTGTTCAAGGTGATTGGGACTCTTTGTGGTGGTTTAATGGCAGTGGACAAAGGCTCTTTAGAGATGAGAGATATCTCTTTTGCGCGGCTGAGAATGTTTGGAGATTCCAATGGCTTCATTCCGGGTTCTATCTCCCTGCCGTATGAAGGTAGCAACATAGTTCTAAAGTTGTTCAATCTGGATGTTCAGCCTTTACAGACCAAAGTTGGTGACTGA
- the LOC133777487 gene encoding uncharacterized protein LOC133777487 isoform X1, whose amino-acid sequence MKILSWNVRGSGNKEKRRAIKESICKVNPDLIVLQEVKKVKIDRRFIGSIWRSRFKAWIYQEPLGRSGGTLIVWDTRSVSVSDSLVGEFTVSIRIVAEGKYPWWFTGVYGPVIYGRRESFWDELAGLQVICGSHWCLGGDFNVVRRVDEKLNSKSITRSMKNFDALIREMNLVDPKLQNGRYTWSNFRQRPICSRLDRFLFSPSWTEFYPFIRQEVLVRLVSDHCLVVLDSNPPSWGPSPFRFDNSWLEHKDFKVFCQKWWNSSKMMGWPGYGFMEKLSLVKDKVKGWSKEVFSSRCLLKHSLERRMFELDRLEEGGQWNDQLLSERRKIKEEWHQVVF is encoded by the coding sequence ATGAAGATTTTATCTTGGAATGTTAGGGGAAGTGGTAATAAAGAGAAGCGAAGGGCAATAAAAGAATCTATTTGCAAGGTCAATCCTGACCTTATTGTGCTTCAAGAGGTTAAAAAGGTTAAAATAGACAGGAGGTTCATAGGGAGTATTTGGAGGTCTAGATTTAAAGCTTGGATTTATCAGGAGCCTTTGGGTAGGTCAGGTGGGACATTAATTGTTTGGGATACTCGTAGTGTTTCTGTTTCGGACTCTTTGGTTGGGGAGTTCACCGTTTCCATTCGTATTGTAGCTGAAGGTAAGTACCCTTGGTGGTTTACCGGTGTTTATGGGCCCGTGATTTATGGTAGAAGGGAGAGTTTTTGGGATGAGTTGGCTGGTTTACAGGTCATTTGTGGCAGTCATTGGTGCTTAGGGGGAGATTTTAATGTGGTTAGGAGAGTAGATGAAAAACTGAATAGCAAGTCCATCACTAGAAGTATGAAGAATTTTGATGCGTTGATTAGAGAGATGAACCTGGTGGATCCTAAGCTCCAAAATGGCCGTTACACTTGGTCTAACTTCAGACAGAGGCCTATTTGCAGCAGGCTCGATAGATTTTTATTTTCGCCCTCGTGGACTGAGTTCTATCCTTTCATTCGTCAGGAAGTTTTGGTTCGCCTTGTCTCAGATCATTGTCTGGTAGTGTTGGATTCAAACCCTCCTTCCTGGGGTCCCAGCCCTTTCAGATTTGATAATTCCTGGCTAGAGCATAAGGACTTCAAGGTGTTTTGTCAGAAGTGGTGGAATTCGTCTAAGATGATGGGGTGGCCGGGTTATGGGTTCATGGAAAAGCTTTCATTGGTTAAAGACAAAGTAAAGGGGTGGAGTAAGGAGGTTTTTAGTTCAAGATGTTTGCTTAAACATTCATTGGAAAGAAGGATGTTCGAGTTGGATAGGTTGGAGGAAGGTGGACAGTGGAATGATCAACTTCTTTCGGAGAGAAGGAAGATTAAGGAAGAATGGCACCAAGTTGTATTTTAA